The Akkermansiaceae bacterium genome has a window encoding:
- a CDS encoding PEP-CTERM sorting domain-containing protein, translating into MKTCSSFPTGFATFVLPLSTLITGSASAVTWTLENSPGTTTYRPGSTPTAQLPDTATEDHNALRTSGSTSSVRVVNSEGITDGIGTTERFSGRGFFYDEAGPSSGRMSIVSKTSYNLANEKIEMDMFNSLGHVPRLISEGQNNQIIQIGLMDISGGTSDKYFGDNSVDALYLSFVADSNVKLDWNDTVASDGGDTGSITGDFTIRNESGAIVASLATGVQLDATTYLGGGVGDNIFSTELYWYNMNLTFEEDGVGGIDISFDVHKYSNISDIGWRTQQIAGSEQRLTPIEFNMVNATTNIAAGSHGLSSFATLAPALGTNVSDSLYLGTSGINYDWAPDLSPPVQVPEPTSGLLIVLGSAAVCFRRNRSQFTS; encoded by the coding sequence GGCACAACAACCTACCGGCCTGGCAGTACGCCGACTGCGCAACTACCTGACACAGCGACGGAAGATCACAATGCCTTGAGAACTTCGGGTTCTACTAGTTCAGTCAGGGTTGTCAATTCTGAGGGGATTACTGACGGTATAGGTACAACCGAGCGTTTTTCGGGAAGAGGTTTCTTTTATGATGAGGCAGGTCCTTCTAGCGGTAGAATGTCGATCGTTTCAAAGACTTCGTATAATCTGGCGAATGAGAAGATTGAAATGGATATGTTTAACTCGCTGGGACATGTTCCAAGACTAATTTCAGAGGGGCAAAATAATCAAATCATCCAAATAGGACTCATGGATATTTCCGGGGGGACTTCTGATAAATACTTTGGAGATAATTCGGTTGATGCGCTCTATCTGTCCTTTGTGGCCGATAGTAATGTCAAGCTGGACTGGAACGATACCGTGGCCTCTGACGGTGGAGATACGGGTAGCATTACCGGGGACTTCACGATCCGTAACGAATCTGGGGCCATAGTGGCTTCCCTCGCTACGGGTGTGCAACTAGACGCCACCACTTATCTGGGCGGAGGGGTTGGTGATAACATATTTAGTACGGAGCTCTATTGGTACAACATGAACCTTACGTTTGAAGAAGATGGCGTAGGTGGAATTGATATCAGCTTTGATGTGCATAAATACTCTAACATCTCGGATATTGGTTGGAGAACTCAGCAGATTGCTGGTTCTGAGCAACGACTGACTCCCATTGAGTTCAATATGGTGAACGCGACTACCAACATAGCTGCAGGTTCACATGGCTTGTCTTCGTTTGCGACTTTAGCGCCAGCACTGGGTACGAATGTCAGTGATAGTCTCTACCTTGGAACTTCCGGAATTAACTACGACTGGGCACCTGATCTTTCCCCGCCTGTTCAAGTTCCTGAGCCAACGTCAGGTCTGTTGATTGTATTGGGGTCGGCGGCTGTCTGTTTCCGCAGGAACAGATCTCAGTTCACTTCGTGA
- a CDS encoding glycosyltransferase family 4 protein, with translation MKFAIFLQHYFPYGGLQRDAVRLAQAAVHAGDLPTLVVATWQGDKPGGIPVVELNSGGSSNHSKAARFATACQRLVQSGDFDTSICFSRVPNTPFHFCGDSCFLDKFLASKPALARLLPRYRYFLNTEQQLFGPGARTHVFFLAEPDVKVYQEHYQLARERLTVLPPWVKKPTPPEQSRAQTRRRIFDQLGLAESDQLLLFVGSNFKLKRVATIIEALPLTDKHVHLAVCGDDKADQLTKLAVSRNVANRVHTLGPRNDIPSLMTAADLLVHPSSRETAGMVLVEALTHGLPVTCTRLCGYASHVADAGGTLLSDDCPPQEICDTVTQMLGDLPTLRQQALDWASSPALYRTANVILDHMRESVKQSPHLPISQPQA, from the coding sequence ATGAAGTTTGCCATTTTTCTCCAGCACTATTTCCCATACGGAGGGCTGCAACGTGACGCGGTCCGCCTCGCGCAGGCCGCGGTGCACGCGGGAGACCTGCCCACACTCGTGGTGGCAACCTGGCAGGGAGACAAGCCTGGCGGCATCCCGGTGGTCGAGCTGAACAGTGGTGGCAGCAGCAACCACTCGAAGGCCGCCCGATTCGCGACAGCTTGCCAGCGGTTGGTCCAATCGGGGGATTTCGACACTTCTATCTGTTTCAGTAGAGTGCCCAACACACCATTTCACTTCTGTGGAGACTCGTGTTTTTTGGACAAATTCCTGGCATCCAAACCAGCTCTGGCGCGGCTCCTGCCACGCTACAGGTATTTCCTCAACACCGAACAACAACTGTTCGGACCCGGGGCCCGGACACATGTTTTCTTTCTCGCCGAGCCTGACGTCAAGGTCTACCAGGAGCATTACCAGCTGGCCCGGGAGCGGCTCACCGTCCTTCCTCCCTGGGTGAAAAAACCAACTCCGCCGGAGCAATCCCGCGCTCAGACCCGTAGGCGTATCTTCGATCAGCTCGGGCTGGCGGAATCAGACCAGCTGCTTCTCTTTGTAGGCTCCAATTTCAAACTCAAACGTGTCGCAACCATCATCGAGGCACTCCCGCTCACAGACAAACACGTCCATCTGGCCGTCTGTGGCGATGACAAGGCAGACCAGCTTACCAAACTGGCGGTATCACGCAACGTGGCCAATCGAGTGCATACCCTGGGACCACGAAACGACATCCCGTCCCTGATGACCGCCGCCGATCTGCTCGTTCACCCGTCGAGCCGGGAAACGGCGGGTATGGTCCTTGTCGAGGCTCTGACCCATGGTCTACCCGTCACCTGCACCCGCCTTTGTGGTTATGCCAGCCATGTCGCCGACGCCGGCGGCACGCTGCTGAGCGACGACTGCCCGCCGCAGGAAATTTGCGACACGGTTACCCAGATGCTCGGGGACTTACCCACACTCCGACAGCAGGCTCTCGACTGGGCCTCGTCCCCCGCGCTTTACCGCACGGCCAACGTCATTCTTGACCATATGCGAGAGTCGGTTAAACAATCCCCCCACCTCCCGATTTCACAACCACAAGCTTGA
- the rfaP gene encoding lipopolysaccharide core heptose(I) kinase RfaP, with protein sequence MIELAPEIKDKFPDVTSGGGAFDKVLALDGKIYRAKEGRRTLRFEHGGKSYFAKIHTGIGWKEVFKNLLAFRLPIIDASNEWQAVEVLERVGVETVRIVGKGKRGCNPARIESFVIMQALEELVEVEDFLKGLGGLQGAARLALKRMIVRKVAASAGRMHGAGMNHRDFYLCHFHIVERDWTGWSPEQDFRLPVIDLHRAQLRDKVPQRWLAKDLGALLYSAIDCGVTDRDIVAFLRVYLGADWKSQLIANKALWHAVVMRARKFYRRHRGKEMCMPGVFQRFL encoded by the coding sequence ATGATTGAGCTTGCCCCTGAAATAAAGGACAAATTTCCGGATGTTACTTCGGGTGGAGGAGCCTTTGACAAGGTTCTGGCACTCGATGGTAAAATCTACCGGGCCAAGGAGGGGCGGCGGACCTTGCGTTTTGAACACGGGGGAAAAAGTTATTTTGCCAAGATCCACACCGGGATTGGCTGGAAAGAGGTGTTTAAAAACCTGCTGGCGTTCCGTTTACCCATAATCGATGCCTCCAACGAGTGGCAGGCCGTCGAGGTACTCGAACGCGTCGGTGTGGAGACGGTAAGGATCGTTGGCAAGGGGAAACGCGGTTGCAATCCCGCGAGAATCGAATCCTTTGTCATCATGCAGGCGCTTGAGGAACTGGTCGAGGTGGAGGATTTCCTGAAGGGTCTCGGAGGACTGCAAGGCGCTGCCCGTCTGGCCTTGAAAAGAATGATTGTTAGAAAAGTCGCTGCATCCGCCGGAAGGATGCACGGTGCCGGGATGAATCACCGGGACTTTTACCTGTGCCATTTTCATATCGTGGAGCGCGACTGGACTGGCTGGTCGCCGGAGCAGGACTTCAGGCTGCCGGTGATCGACCTGCACCGGGCCCAGCTGCGTGACAAGGTGCCGCAAAGATGGCTGGCGAAAGATCTGGGGGCGTTGTTATACTCGGCTATCGACTGTGGTGTCACCGACCGCGACATCGTGGCATTTTTACGTGTCTATCTGGGGGCCGATTGGAAAAGTCAGCTCATTGCCAACAAGGCACTCTGGCACGCGGTTGTCATGCGGGCCCGGAAGTTCTACCGCAGGCACCGTGGTAAGGAGATGTGCATGCCGGGTGTGTTTCAGCGCTTCTTGTAG
- a CDS encoding lysophospholipid acyltransferase family protein, with translation MGNNESNHDQASLSDHLVYVLYRGFECFLRLLPMEFVCIIGATMGQVTYFLMPRRRQIVLRNLRIVHHGRLSPRELNALARKTFRTSGLNLVASITASTLTNKEIIERVEVVGREHLLNALANNQGCILLLGHMGNWEVLTQLKTLVPEIKSPASLYRPLNNPLLNRLVKRRRQSRGAALFNRFDGFTKPITLLKSGGFLGVIADQSAGKHGMPVPLYGKLASMTNLPALLHRKTKAPILPVSMCTVSPGRWKVVVHPALEVSADELKDTYKVTARCAKAYEQLMNESPADVLWMHNYWRGANRTALKIRGSVPRNMKPADLSFTVPFYLLIYIPMRPANESLGEVLRYLRSCRPDFHITLVGSIPPPAEADTTLPVVPDEPPHLAANAIRNYEASLPAPFDCALDLSLDGTGTTLLTMAGIDKIFALKNEPPVGGHDDPANYQARLESFITRISPAPE, from the coding sequence ATGGGAAATAATGAGTCCAACCATGACCAAGCCAGCCTGAGCGACCACCTCGTTTACGTGCTCTACCGGGGCTTTGAATGCTTCCTTCGACTCCTCCCGATGGAGTTCGTCTGTATCATCGGGGCGACGATGGGGCAAGTCACCTATTTCCTGATGCCCAGGCGTCGGCAGATCGTTCTCAGGAACCTGCGGATCGTTCATCATGGCCGATTGTCACCCCGGGAGCTCAACGCCCTTGCCCGGAAGACATTCCGGACATCCGGCCTCAACCTGGTCGCCAGTATCACGGCATCCACATTGACCAACAAGGAGATCATCGAACGCGTCGAAGTGGTAGGTCGCGAACACCTGCTCAACGCTCTGGCAAACAACCAAGGCTGCATCCTGCTGCTCGGCCACATGGGAAACTGGGAGGTACTCACCCAGTTGAAAACACTGGTTCCCGAGATCAAGTCACCGGCATCGCTTTACCGACCGCTCAATAATCCATTGTTGAACCGACTCGTCAAGCGGCGCAGACAGAGTCGGGGCGCAGCCTTGTTCAATCGGTTTGACGGATTCACCAAACCCATCACCCTTCTGAAATCCGGCGGCTTCCTGGGGGTCATCGCCGACCAGAGTGCAGGCAAACACGGGATGCCGGTCCCCCTGTATGGCAAGCTGGCATCGATGACCAACCTGCCGGCACTCCTGCATCGTAAAACCAAAGCACCGATCCTCCCTGTTTCCATGTGTACTGTTTCTCCAGGCAGATGGAAAGTGGTAGTGCACCCCGCTCTGGAGGTCTCGGCTGACGAACTCAAAGATACCTACAAGGTGACAGCCAGATGTGCCAAGGCATACGAACAGCTGATGAATGAAAGCCCGGCCGATGTCCTCTGGATGCACAACTACTGGCGTGGCGCCAACAGGACAGCACTCAAGATCCGGGGCTCGGTGCCACGTAACATGAAACCCGCCGACCTATCATTCACTGTGCCTTTTTACCTTCTGATCTACATCCCGATGCGGCCGGCGAACGAGAGCCTCGGCGAGGTGTTACGCTATCTCCGCTCGTGCCGACCCGATTTCCATATCACGCTTGTCGGCAGCATCCCCCCTCCAGCAGAGGCCGATACCACTCTACCCGTTGTCCCTGATGAGCCGCCACATCTCGCGGCGAACGCTATCAGGAATTACGAGGCGTCGCTACCAGCACCCTTCGATTGCGCTCTCGACCTCTCGCTGGATGGCACTGGTACCACACTCTTGACAATGGCGGGTATCGACAAAATTTTCGCTTTAAAAAACGAGCCCCCTGTCGGAGGACATGATGATCCAGCCAACTACCAAGCTCGACTGGAATCCTTTATTACGCGTATCAGCCCTGCTCCCGAATAA
- the priA gene encoding primosomal protein N': MPAARVLIDGPSELVFDYAIPEGMDAKPGCRVKIPLRNRASTGTILDITEEMPQNFDLRPIDTLIDPEPLITPHLLNLGKWMADYYGSPMELVMRALLPEAVRQESNSEKTRKIVVLTRKPDEEAMAKLAKRAQRQHVIISLLEAAGGQMALKDLGGGAVTASVKALEKQGLVEFKEEAVRRDPDEGEEFLEDKPLVLNPGQTVAMEHVLAQINEPQKPMLMHGVTGSGKTEVYLQAAQHCVDAGKSVLILLPEISLTPQTVQRFKSRFASIQDQVAVLHSHLSQGERFDEWHRIRSGKARIVIGARSAVFAPLTNLGIIIVDEEHENSYKQDSAPRYHGRDLAVLRGHLEQCAVLLGSATPSLESFHNTETGKYHLLTLEERADGQSLPIIRIVDMRIEGKKHKGGPAILSDPLRGRMEAKLAEGEQVILFLNRRGFARSLQCPGCGHVCECRHCALPLTYHRAEERLICHMCGHQAITPKKCPECGDPSIRFQGYGTEQVEGVLKKVFPLARLARIDTDTMRRKNALRDTLQKFRQRKIDIIIGTQMIAKGLHFPNVTLVGVLNADLGLHIPDFRAGERTFQLLTQVAGRAGRGELEGEVIVQTFTPHSPSIQYARHHDFNGYADQELEFRKQFGYPPYTHCAVIQTRSTHERRAEFTLQNLYQRLKATLPSGMVLHEPLPAALTKAHGQYRFQLMMLGVSARQLSRHINQILAQTPPPEDVTIVFDMDAMGF, translated from the coding sequence GTGCCCGCTGCCCGAGTCTTGATAGACGGACCATCCGAACTGGTCTTCGATTACGCCATCCCCGAGGGAATGGACGCCAAACCGGGTTGTCGGGTTAAAATCCCGCTGCGCAACCGGGCATCCACCGGCACCATCCTCGATATCACGGAGGAAATGCCGCAGAATTTCGATCTGCGGCCGATCGACACGCTGATCGATCCCGAGCCGCTGATCACCCCCCATCTACTCAACCTCGGCAAGTGGATGGCCGACTATTATGGCTCACCGATGGAGCTCGTCATGCGCGCTCTTTTACCAGAGGCGGTCCGACAAGAATCAAACTCGGAGAAAACACGCAAAATCGTCGTTCTCACTCGAAAACCTGATGAGGAAGCGATGGCGAAACTGGCAAAACGCGCACAACGCCAGCACGTCATCATTTCCCTGCTCGAAGCCGCAGGTGGCCAGATGGCTCTCAAAGACCTCGGTGGTGGTGCCGTGACCGCATCGGTGAAGGCGCTAGAAAAACAGGGGCTGGTCGAATTCAAGGAAGAAGCGGTCCGCCGCGATCCGGATGAGGGTGAAGAGTTCCTCGAAGATAAACCGCTTGTGCTCAATCCCGGCCAGACGGTGGCGATGGAACACGTTCTGGCGCAAATCAATGAACCGCAGAAACCGATGCTCATGCACGGCGTGACCGGCTCGGGAAAAACGGAAGTCTACCTGCAAGCCGCCCAACATTGCGTCGACGCCGGAAAGAGTGTCCTGATCCTCCTGCCCGAAATCTCGCTGACACCACAAACCGTTCAACGGTTCAAATCCCGCTTCGCCTCGATCCAGGACCAAGTCGCCGTCCTCCATTCCCACCTCTCCCAGGGTGAACGGTTTGATGAATGGCATCGTATCCGGTCGGGCAAGGCACGGATCGTCATCGGTGCCCGCAGTGCGGTGTTCGCCCCCCTCACCAACCTTGGTATCATCATCGTCGATGAGGAGCATGAGAACTCCTATAAACAAGACAGCGCCCCGAGATACCATGGTCGCGATCTGGCCGTGCTGCGTGGCCATCTGGAGCAATGCGCCGTATTGTTAGGCTCGGCCACCCCGTCGCTGGAATCATTTCATAATACCGAAACCGGAAAATACCACCTGCTCACCCTTGAAGAACGGGCCGATGGCCAGTCGTTGCCCATCATCCGCATCGTCGACATGCGTATTGAAGGGAAAAAACACAAGGGGGGGCCCGCTATCCTCTCGGATCCGCTCCGGGGGCGGATGGAGGCCAAACTTGCCGAGGGCGAGCAGGTCATCCTGTTTCTCAACCGCCGTGGCTTTGCCCGCTCGCTGCAATGCCCGGGCTGCGGCCATGTCTGTGAATGCCGTCACTGCGCCTTGCCCCTCACCTACCACCGTGCCGAAGAGCGGCTCATTTGCCACATGTGCGGGCATCAGGCGATCACCCCGAAAAAATGCCCTGAGTGCGGCGACCCGTCGATCCGCTTCCAAGGCTACGGCACGGAACAGGTCGAGGGGGTGTTAAAAAAAGTCTTCCCGCTGGCCAGGCTGGCCCGGATCGACACCGACACGATGCGACGGAAAAACGCCCTGCGCGACACCTTGCAAAAATTCCGTCAGCGTAAAATCGACATCATCATCGGCACCCAGATGATCGCCAAGGGGCTCCATTTTCCCAACGTCACCCTGGTCGGGGTGCTCAATGCCGATCTCGGCCTGCACATTCCCGATTTCCGTGCCGGGGAAAGAACCTTCCAGCTCCTCACCCAGGTAGCGGGCCGCGCCGGCCGCGGCGAGCTTGAAGGTGAGGTCATCGTGCAGACGTTCACCCCGCACTCGCCATCCATCCAGTATGCGCGCCACCACGACTTCAACGGCTACGCCGACCAGGAGCTGGAGTTCAGGAAACAGTTCGGCTACCCGCCCTACACCCACTGCGCGGTGATCCAGACCCGCTCCACCCACGAGCGTCGTGCCGAGTTCACCCTGCAAAACCTCTACCAGAGGCTCAAAGCCACCCTTCCCTCCGGTATGGTTCTGCACGAGCCCCTGCCGGCGGCACTCACCAAGGCGCACGGGCAATATCGTTTCCAGCTGATGATGCTGGGCGTCTCGGCGCGCCAGCTCTCCCGACACATCAATCAGATCCTCGCACAAACCCCTCCGCCTGAGGACGTTACCATCGTTTTCGACATGGATGCCATGGGCTTTTAG
- a CDS encoding sigma-70 family RNA polymerase sigma factor, producing MKQLSTTDRKSFSILVKEHHRGLLAYARALTREEHTSRDIVQDAFVVAWSNLETFDITRDFGSWMRGIVRNKWRESLRKNAREVALDEETLEFLEADARQWDGLRDQGGVFARLELCLKKLPESLAEAVKAFYYDGYSGEEAASVLSVQSATLRKRLERARGGLRDCLAAKL from the coding sequence GTGAAACAATTATCAACGACCGACCGGAAATCCTTCTCCATCCTGGTGAAGGAGCATCACCGTGGACTCCTTGCCTATGCAAGGGCCCTGACCAGGGAGGAGCATACTTCGCGGGATATTGTCCAGGACGCCTTTGTCGTGGCCTGGAGTAACCTGGAGACTTTTGACATCACCCGCGACTTCGGCTCATGGATGCGGGGGATTGTCCGTAACAAGTGGCGCGAGTCGTTACGGAAAAACGCCAGGGAGGTCGCCCTGGATGAAGAAACACTGGAATTCCTCGAGGCCGATGCCAGGCAATGGGATGGCTTGCGCGACCAGGGCGGCGTGTTTGCCCGGCTCGAACTCTGCCTGAAGAAACTCCCCGAGAGCCTCGCCGAGGCGGTGAAGGCGTTTTACTACGATGGCTACAGCGGTGAGGAAGCGGCAAGCGTATTGAGTGTCCAGAGCGCCACCCTGCGAAAACGTCTTGAGCGGGCCCGGGGTGGTCTGCGCGACTGCCTTGCTGCTAAACTCTAG